Proteins encoded by one window of Aphidius gifuensis isolate YNYX2018 linkage group LG2, ASM1490517v1, whole genome shotgun sequence:
- the LOC122848051 gene encoding ral GTPase-activating protein subunit beta isoform X3: MNLGVFNRVNLKDTGGGMYSEWASLSSLIQRGSDESRSVLDKFSAGAGREVALSIVRQLSSNLGISQAAEPSTLNTDKEVQWCMEVICYGLSLPLAEHDTVRDCVNVYCEWLSALYSTPKISVPKPIVDDPNFYARKIISHFHNLFVPRKGEGADTINKQAVLCHRVLRTLQQVARSTAILDGETWESLLLFLIGINDALLAPPAVREDAGEQLCERVLGVLLEVWLVACEKNFPSPPLWRTLRESCLRWRHRLALIEQWNRVCLALTAKLLNIMYGPMFPELKISEEDMTLVPSTISDEAVAQAWYRLLRTIGDPVDLCRPAVVSQTQAFLQYAIASTNVVDPCQHPCLQALPHIFLKAIKGIAGQVDAFLGISQANCWEECCSNNYHNTYNNNNNNNNNSSNASTLQGGNHHYYYGYSIGGVGGNDKSGTNRDQPQPSPTPPPTQRRLAKSFSVTPSAVTKGMPKASLIGLTTSRITSQPLAFGNSGPSSTSSTASVASISCNENRPSLAPGRPKCNSIFHLFGEWLFEAALIGTNGWSQNLPQPLGASKRPSSVLVDGPSSLQETKTEIPSSLGIDRYESGRAEAIGALCRIICAKKTGEDILPVYLSRFYQAISRGLNIDNININDNNRECGETLASILINSSDLFRLDLDGVEILAPAILTALELVLPDKDLKLKSQNISKIELRRASIQILLSMLVLPLHYQNLEIRELPNTSVGIGFEKNTLTFGQLKPRLMNLLINALQVENDSLNTHMLLGGLMLSVQDSATVEEVEKTTVIESMINDNTTTNLLSSVSSDSTSQISIASDIRSLGESSDVGTVQEETSAFDSAHALFLRATYLVCHRLISSWKTDLNISLAALELLSGLARTKIRETARRPTDALECKRAVKWLCDYITYQCFRPPPAHSKDLHSSIVAAFGCLTTWLTAHPELLQDKDCLTTVFEVVELGVSGTKSIGKPGEQIKMKDEKELKPASMRVRDAADSLLTIILEQVGYFPSACGAQSLSSLIDEITLCQKLKKQTTINGNNRQLAVEKFRYFVAENNATMLALLEEPLIDDNDNDGDGDKDDEDDDVNLDDDDDDDDDDGNIKKNNNLNSKKEKQIPTVTVLIRGPFGRHAWTMKLRHLPRHKSGFKSINENLGRPLPLAEEIIKTDFKPKFFPDNIDKIPHCKVDESIPSLDTVMNDNDTIKNEHYLLENLLDKQIINESNIDNKIIDDNYSECMTPNNSYDYQTARLFLSHFGFLNIESLIQSANNNNDKSNCCNLIALDPTLNGFLADLDSIDQTSPRTCDTVHIFYVKSGQKNPIDILSNVVNKNYVSANFLEFINSLGWPVDVSNHCGWTGHVSTSWHATPPPPSSSSSSINFDNHGGSLYNGNTQILYWADVNSEIAFIIPTCDSLSTTTTTATSSSSSSSSHGIMIAESLDERELSYGSDCTISNHTNFERSISDIVNNKNITINSHNPRTMSLDLDKQPLSLNDKSSTTTTTTTTSTVTDTTTTTNTTRPRRITKHSLPGQTDTRIMIVWLESHEDYLNFPISQLLSSTNTGIDTCRVLQSSDVQVIYLQSLNNGLMRVKLQGPITRINLATPLVDGMIVSRRVLGTLVRQTSLNMGKRKRLDNDTYHPPHVRRRLKIQDMIYKYKRHLSQPELLTLLFTNPHK, translated from the exons ATGAATTTAGGCGTATTTAACAGAGTTAATCTCAAG gaTACTGGAGGTGGAATGTATTCAGAATGGGCATCATTGAGTTCATTGATACAAAGAGGCTCAGATGAGAGTCGTAGtgttttagataaattttcagCAGGTGCTGGACGTGAAGTTGCACTTTCAATTGTACgtcaattatcatcaaatcTTGGTATATCACAAGCTGCTGAACCAAGTACATTAAATACAGATAAAGAAGTACAATGGTGTATGGAAGTAATATGTTATGGTTTATCATTACCCCTGGCTGAACATGATACTGTACGTGATTGTGTCAATGTTTATTGTGAATGGCTATCAGCACTATATTCTACACCAAAAATATCAGTACCAAAACCAATTGTTGATGATCCAAATTTTTATGCCAGAAAAATCATCAgtcattttcataatttatttgtaccaAGAAAAGGCGAAG GAGctgatacaataaataaacaagcaGTATTGTGTCATCGTGTATTACGAACACTTCAACAAGTTGCACGTAGTACAGCTATTTTAGATGGTGAAACTTGggaaagtttattattatttttaattggtatTAATGATGCATTATTGGCACCACCAGCTGTTCGTGAAGATGCCGGTGAACAATTATGTGAAAGAGTACTTGGTGTACTTCTTGAAGTTTGGCTTGTtgcatgtgaaaaaaattttccatcacCACCATTATGGCGAACACTAAGAGAATCTTGTTTACGATGGCGACACAGACTTGCACTTATTGAACAATGGAATCGTGTTTGTCTAGCATTAAcagcaaaattattaaatatcatgTATGGACCAATGTTTCCAGAGCTTAAAATAAGTGAAGAAGACATGACCTTGGTACCATCAACAATATCAGATGAAGCTGTTGCACAAGCATGGTACAGATTACTAAGAACAATTGGTGATCCAGTTGATTTATGTAGACCAGCAGTTGTATCACAAACACAAGCATTTTTACAATATGCAATTGCAAGTACAAATGTCGTTGATCCATGTCAACATCCATGTTTACAAGCATtaccacatatttttttaaaagcaataaaagGTATTGCTGGACAAGTTGATGCATTTCTTG gAATATCACAAGCAAACTGTTGGGAAGAATGTTgttcaaataattatcacaatacctataataataacaataataataataataatagtagtaatGCCTCAACATTACAAGGAggaaatcatcattattattatggatATTCAATTGGGGGGGTTGGTGGTAATGATAAAAGTGGTACAAATAGAGATCAACCACAACCatcaccaacaccaccaccaactcAACGAAGACTTGCTAAAAGTTTTAGCGTTACACCTTCTGCTGTCACCAAGG gAATGCCAAAAGCTTCATTGATTGGTTTAACAACAAGTAGAATAACAAGTCAACCATTGGCATTTGGTAATTCAGgaccatcatcaacatcaagtaCAGCTTCTGTTGCATCAATAAGTTGCAATGAAAATCGTCCATCATTGGCACCAGGTCGACCAAAATGTAATagtatatttcatttatttggtGAGTGGCTATTTGAAGCAGCACTTATTGGTACAAATGGATGGTCACAAAATTTACCACAACCACTTGGTGCATCAAAACGTCCATCATCTGTTCTTGTTGATGGACCAAGTTCATTACAAGAAACTAAAACTGAAATACCATCATCATTGGGAATTGATCGTTATGAGTCAGGAAGAGCTGAAGCAATTGGTGCACTTTGTCGTATAATATGTGCTAAAAAAACTGGTGAAGATATATTACCagtttatttatcaagatttTATCAAGCAATATCACGTGGtttaaatattgacaatataaatattaatgataataatcgtGAATGTGGTGAAACATTGGctagtatattaattaattcatcagaTTTATTTAGACTTGATTTAGATGGTGTTGAAATACTTGCACCAGCTATTTTAACAGCATTAGAACTTGTATTACCAGATAAAGatcttaaattaaaatcacaaaatatatcaaaaattgaattgagaAGAGcatcaatacaaatattattatcaatgctTGTTTTACCATTGCATTATCAAAATCTTGAAATTCGTGAATTACCAAATACATCTGTTGGTAttggttttgaaaaaaatacattaacatTTGGACAACTTAAACCAAGACTCATGAACTTACTTATAAATGCACTTCAAGTAGAAAATGATTCACTCAATACTCACATGTTACTTGGTGGATTAATGCTTAGTGTTCAAGACTCGGCAACTGTTGAAGAAGTTGAAAAAACAACAGTTATTGAATCCATGATAAATGacaatacaacaacaaatttattatcgtcag TAAGCAGTGATTCAACAAGTCAAATAAGCATTGCCAGTGATATTCGATCACTTGGTGAATCATCAGATGTTGGAACTGTCCAAGAAGAAACATCTGCAtttg ATTCAGCTCATGCACTTTTTTTACGTGCAACTTATCTTGTTTGTCATCGACTAATATCATCATGGAAAACAGATTTGAATATATCATTGGCTGcacttgaattattatcaggATTGGCAAGAACAAAAATTAGAGAAacag CAAGAAGACCAACgg aTGCATTGGAATGTAAACGTGCTGTTAAATGGCTTTGTGATTATATAACATACCAATGTTTTCGTCCACCACCAGCTCATTCAAAAGATCTTCATTCATCAATTGTTGCTGCATTTGGATGTTTAACAACATGGCTAACAGCACATCCAGAATTATTACAAGACAAGGATTGTTTAACAACAGTATTTGAAGTTGTTGAACTTGGTGTATCGGGTACAAAAAGTATTGGTAAACCTGGtgaacaaattaaaatgaaagatgaaaaagaattaaagCCAGCATCAATGCGTGTACGTGATGCTGCTGattcattattaacaataatacttGAACAAGTTGGATATTTTCCAAGTGCATGTGGTGCacaatcattatcatcattaattgaCGAAATAACACTgtgtcaaaaattaaaaaaacaaacaacaataaatggTAATAATAGACAGTTGGCTGTTGAAAAATTTCGTTATTTTGTTGCTGAAAATAATGCAACAATGTTGGCATTATTAGAAGAGCCATTAAttgatgacaatgataatgatgGAGATGGAgataaagatgatgaagatgatgatgttaatcttgatgatgatgacgatgacgatgatgatgatggtaatattaaaaaaaataataatcttaatagcaaaaaagaaaaacaaataccAACAGTAACAGTATTAATACGTGGTCCATTTGGTAGACATGCATGGACAATGAAATTACGTCATTTGCCACGTCACAAATCTGGATTTAAaagtattaatgaaaatttaggtAGACCATTACCACTTGCTGaggaaataattaaaactgatTTTAAGCCAAAattttttcctgataatattgataaaataccaCACTGTAAAGTTGATGAATCAATACCAAGTCTTGATACTGTTATGAATGACAATGATACtattaaaaatgaacattatttacttgaaaatttacttgataaacaaataattaatgaaagtaatattgataataaaattatagatgATAATTATAGTGAATGCATGACACCAAATAATTCATATGATTATCAAACAGcaagattatttttaagtcattttggttttttaaatattgaatcattaaTACAATctgctaataataataatgataaatcaaattgttgtaatttaataGCATTAGATCCAACATTAAATGGTTTTTTAGCTGATCTTGATAGTATTGATCAAACAAGTCCAAGAACATGTGATActgtacatattttttatgttaaatctggacaaaaaaatccaattgatatattatcaaatgttgtcaataaaaattatgtatcagctaattttttagaatttataaattcacttGGTTGGCCAGTTGATGTATCAAATCATTGTGGTTGGACTGGTCATGTATCAACATCATGGCATGctacaccaccaccaccatcatcatcatcatcatcaattaattttgataatcatGGTGGTAGTTTATACAATGGTAAtacacaaatattatattgggCTGATGTTAATTCAGAAATTGCATTTATTATACCAACTTGTGattcattatcaacaacaacaacaacagcaacatcttcatcatcttcatcatcgtcACATGGAATAATGATTGCTGAATCATTGGATGAACGTGAATTAAGTTATGGAAGTGATTGTACTATATCAAATCATACAAATTTTGAAAGAAGTATAAgtgatattgttaataataaaaatataacaattaattcacATAATCCAAGAACAATGTCATTGGATTTAGATAAACAACCATTaagtttaaatgataaatcatcaacaacaacaacaacaacaacaacatcaacagtaactgatacaacaacaacaacaaatacaacTAGACCAAGAAGAATAACAAAACATTCATTACCTGGACAAACAGATACACGTATTATGATTGTATGGCTTGAAAGCCATgaggattatttaaattttccaatatcacaattattatcatcaacaaatactGGTATTGATACATGTAGAGTATTACAATCATCTGATGTACaagtaatatatttacaatcattaaataatggaTTAATGAGAGTTAAATTACAAGGACCAATAACACGTATTAATTTAGCAACACCACTTGTTGATGGAATGATTGTATCACGTCGTGTACTTGGTACACTTGTACGACaaacatcattaaatatgggaaaaagaaaaagacttGATAATGATACTTATCATCCACCACATGTTAGAAGACGTTTAAAAATCCAAgatatgatttataaatataaacgtCATTTATCACAACCTGAATTActcacattattatttacaaatccacataaataa